A genomic region of Roseateles amylovorans contains the following coding sequences:
- a CDS encoding long-chain fatty acid--CoA ligase, which yields MRVVTPRPEQAAVQYSHWPARLPRQLAIPQTSLWFNLEVAATRYPDKAATQFLGATLSFDGLRRQAEALAGWLQAQGVTKGERVALFMQNCPQYLISFYAVNRADAVVVPVNPMNREDEFIHYLTDPQTRVVICSGELAGIVHAAAQRLPESQRPTILVTHYGEMLPEGGPDADCGAPAPMVAWLTARHALPPGATAWPQALAGGHLPGPHTAGPDDLAMLPYTSGTTGLPKGCVHTNATLMSNSCGGCQWGHASAESVGLAVVPMFHITGTLYGVLGPVFIGMTLVIMPRWDRELCGRLISRYQVTHWTCIPTMIIDLFASPNYRSFQLGSLRYLSGGGAAMPKAVAERLQEEFGLTFAEGYGLTETAAPSHGNPPERAKLQCLGIPLFGVDSRIVDPTSLEELPVGEVGEIITRGPMVFKGYWQQPEATEAAFVTLDGQPFFRTGDLGRMDEEGYFFITDRLKRMINASGYKVWPSEVEMLLYRHPAVQEACIIAAKDAYRGETVKAVVVLRAEARGKVTDQDIIGWAHEHMAAYKAPRVVEFVESLPKSGSGKVMWRLLQEQEPK from the coding sequence ATGCGCGTGGTCACCCCTCGTCCCGAACAGGCCGCTGTGCAGTACAGCCACTGGCCTGCCCGTCTGCCCCGCCAGTTGGCGATTCCGCAGACCTCGCTCTGGTTCAACCTGGAGGTGGCCGCCACGCGGTATCCGGACAAGGCGGCCACCCAGTTCCTGGGGGCCACGCTCAGCTTCGACGGCTTGCGCCGTCAGGCCGAGGCGCTGGCAGGCTGGCTGCAGGCCCAGGGCGTGACCAAGGGCGAACGGGTGGCGCTCTTCATGCAGAACTGCCCGCAATACCTGATCTCGTTCTATGCGGTGAACCGGGCCGATGCGGTGGTGGTGCCGGTCAACCCGATGAACCGGGAGGACGAGTTCATCCATTACCTGACCGACCCGCAGACCCGGGTGGTGATCTGCAGCGGCGAGCTGGCCGGCATCGTGCACGCGGCGGCGCAACGCCTGCCCGAGTCCCAGCGTCCGACGATCCTGGTCACCCACTATGGCGAGATGCTGCCCGAGGGCGGCCCCGATGCGGACTGCGGCGCGCCGGCGCCGATGGTGGCCTGGCTCACGGCCCGTCACGCGCTGCCACCGGGTGCCACCGCCTGGCCGCAGGCGCTGGCGGGCGGCCATTTGCCCGGGCCCCACACCGCCGGCCCGGATGACCTGGCCATGTTGCCTTACACCTCGGGCACCACCGGTTTGCCCAAGGGCTGTGTCCACACCAATGCCACGTTGATGTCCAACAGCTGCGGCGGCTGCCAGTGGGGCCATGCCAGCGCGGAATCGGTGGGCCTGGCCGTGGTGCCGATGTTCCACATCACCGGCACGCTCTACGGCGTGCTCGGACCGGTGTTCATCGGCATGACGCTGGTGATCATGCCGCGCTGGGATCGCGAACTGTGCGGACGGCTGATCTCGCGCTATCAGGTCACTCATTGGACCTGCATCCCGACCATGATCATCGACCTCTTCGCCAGCCCGAACTACCGCAGTTTCCAGCTGGGCAGCCTGCGCTACCTGAGCGGGGGCGGGGCGGCGATGCCCAAGGCGGTGGCCGAACGGCTGCAGGAGGAGTTCGGCCTGACCTTCGCCGAGGGTTACGGCCTGACCGAGACGGCCGCGCCCAGCCACGGCAATCCGCCGGAGCGCGCCAAGCTGCAATGCCTGGGCATTCCCCTCTTCGGCGTGGATTCGCGCATCGTCGATCCGACCTCGCTGGAGGAACTGCCGGTGGGTGAGGTGGGCGAAATCATCACCCGCGGGCCGATGGTGTTCAAGGGCTACTGGCAGCAGCCGGAGGCCACCGAGGCGGCCTTCGTGACGCTGGACGGCCAGCCGTTCTTTCGCACCGGCGACCTGGGCCGCATGGACGAGGAGGGCTATTTCTTCATCACCGATCGACTCAAGCGCATGATCAACGCGAGCGGCTACAAGGTCTGGCCCTCGGAGGTGGAGATGCTGCTCTATCGCCATCCGGCGGTTCAGGAGGCGTGCATCATCGCCGCCAAGGACGCTTACCGGGGCGAAACCGTCAAGGCCGTGGTGGTCCTGCGCGCGGAAGCGCGTGGCAAGGTCACCGATCAGGACATCATCGGCTGGGCCCATGAGCACATGGCCGCCTACAAGGCGCCGCGGGTGGTGGAATTCGTCGAATCGCTGCCCAAGTCCGGATCCGGCAAGGTGATGTGGCGACTGCTCCAGGAGCAGGAACCCAAGTAG
- a CDS encoding prolyl oligopeptidase family serine peptidase → MQTEPRTDAIAAPAGPADADAAPSQPARLAGSTANTNTDTDTAPDAGTDDPFLWLEALDGAEGERALQWVRERNEATLAVLKARPEFEPIRQDLLQLLNAKDRIPHVARRGAWFYNLWQDEQHPRGLWRRCTLEEFRLAEPPWRVALDLDALGRAEGRSWVFHGAIALAPDYRRCLVSLSDGGADAHELREFDLETLQFIPPESDGFFVPEAKSDVEWLDEDTLLVGSDFGPGSLTDSGYPRQIRQWVRGTPLASAPVLFEGEASDVSVSASVDRTPGHERVFFSRSLDFYNEARFLWREGDFLPIDLPSDMSVHAHGAWWLLRPRSDWTVAGRTHPAGSLLLLDDAAFWLGDRQVRTLFSPSSGRSLDDYSLTHHHVLLTISEHVASRLEEWDLSAQPPTPRAVQAPFPGSLSVQSLHDTELSDDPLGDRYLLHYSDFLSPDSVSLAQAGIDDREPLKQRGAQFDATGLSVQQRFAQSADGEQVPYFVIGRADAGADTPTLLYGYGGFEVSLQPWYSGGNGRAWLARGGRLVVANIRGGGEYGPQWHQAATGEHKQRSFDDFIAVAEDLVARGLTRPERLGIMGGSNGGLLVGACMVQRPELFGAVVCQVPLLDMKRYHLLLAGASWMAEYGDPDDAEDWAHIAKYSPYQNLRAGVRYPRALFATSTRDDRVHPGHARKMAARLADLGQDCFYFENIEGGHGGAADNQQRALLQALEFSYLWQQLGREALNGVAA, encoded by the coding sequence GTGCAGACAGAACCCCGAACCGACGCCATCGCCGCCCCCGCCGGACCCGCGGATGCCGACGCTGCGCCCAGCCAACCCGCCCGGCTCGCGGGATCGACGGCTAATACCAACACCGACACCGACACGGCGCCCGACGCCGGCACCGACGATCCGTTCCTCTGGCTCGAAGCCCTGGACGGCGCCGAAGGCGAACGTGCGCTGCAATGGGTACGGGAGCGCAATGAGGCCACCTTGGCGGTGTTGAAGGCGCGACCGGAGTTCGAGCCCATTCGCCAGGACCTGCTGCAGCTGCTCAATGCCAAGGACCGCATTCCGCATGTGGCGCGACGTGGCGCGTGGTTCTACAACCTCTGGCAGGACGAACAGCACCCCCGCGGCCTGTGGCGGCGCTGCACGCTGGAGGAGTTCCGTCTGGCCGAACCGCCGTGGCGCGTGGCCCTGGATCTGGATGCGCTGGGGCGCGCAGAAGGACGCAGTTGGGTGTTCCACGGCGCCATCGCACTGGCACCGGACTATCGGCGCTGCCTGGTGTCGCTGTCCGACGGCGGCGCCGATGCCCATGAACTTCGCGAATTCGACCTGGAGACGCTGCAGTTCATTCCGCCCGAGTCCGACGGCTTCTTCGTCCCTGAAGCCAAAAGCGATGTGGAATGGCTGGATGAGGACACGCTGCTGGTGGGCAGCGATTTCGGCCCCGGGTCACTGACGGATTCCGGCTATCCCCGCCAGATCAGGCAATGGGTGCGCGGCACGCCGCTGGCCTCCGCACCGGTGCTGTTCGAGGGCGAGGCCTCGGATGTGTCGGTGTCGGCCAGCGTGGACCGTACGCCGGGCCACGAGCGCGTGTTCTTCAGCCGCTCACTCGATTTCTACAACGAGGCCCGGTTCCTCTGGCGCGAGGGGGATTTCCTGCCCATCGACCTGCCCAGCGACATGAGCGTGCATGCCCATGGCGCCTGGTGGCTGCTGCGCCCGCGCAGCGACTGGACGGTGGCGGGCCGCACCCATCCCGCCGGATCGCTGCTGCTGCTCGATGATGCCGCGTTCTGGCTCGGTGACCGGCAGGTCCGGACCTTGTTCAGCCCCTCGTCCGGCCGCTCGCTGGATGACTATTCGCTGACCCATCACCATGTGCTGCTCACCATCAGCGAACATGTGGCCAGCCGCTTGGAGGAGTGGGACCTGTCGGCCCAGCCCCCGACGCCGCGGGCGGTGCAGGCGCCCTTCCCCGGCTCGCTCAGCGTGCAGAGCCTGCACGACACCGAGCTGTCGGACGATCCGCTCGGCGACCGCTATCTGCTGCATTACAGCGATTTCCTGAGTCCGGACAGCGTCAGCCTGGCCCAGGCCGGCATCGACGACCGGGAGCCACTCAAGCAGCGCGGCGCGCAGTTCGATGCGACCGGGCTTTCAGTGCAGCAGCGCTTCGCCCAAAGCGCGGACGGTGAACAGGTGCCCTACTTCGTCATCGGACGTGCGGATGCCGGCGCCGACACGCCGACGCTGCTGTATGGCTACGGCGGCTTCGAGGTGTCGCTGCAGCCTTGGTATTCCGGCGGCAACGGCCGTGCGTGGCTGGCCCGCGGCGGCCGGCTGGTGGTGGCCAACATCCGGGGCGGCGGCGAATACGGACCGCAATGGCACCAAGCTGCCACCGGCGAGCACAAGCAGCGCAGCTTCGACGACTTCATCGCCGTGGCCGAGGATCTGGTCGCCCGCGGCCTGACCCGCCCTGAACGACTGGGCATCATGGGCGGCAGCAACGGCGGCCTGCTGGTGGGCGCCTGCATGGTGCAGCGCCCCGAGCTGTTCGGTGCGGTGGTCTGCCAGGTGCCGCTGCTGGACATGAAGCGCTACCACCTGCTGTTGGCGGGCGCCTCCTGGATGGCGGAATACGGCGATCCGGATGACGCCGAGGATTGGGCTCACATTGCCAAGTACAGCCCCTATCAGAACCTCCGCGCCGGTGTCCGTTATCCAAGGGCGCTGTTCGCCACCTCCACGCGTGACGACCGTGTGCATCCCGGCCATGCGCGGAAAATGGCGGCGCGGCTGGCCGATCTGGGCCAGGACTGCTTCTATTTCGAAAACATCGAGGGCGGCCATGGAGGCGCTGCGGACAACCAGCAGCGCGCTCTGTTGCAAGCCCTGGAGTTCAGCTATTTGTGGCAACAACTCGGCAGGGAGGCCTTGAATGGAGTCGCAGCGTGA
- a CDS encoding DUF924 family protein yields MNIVIQHHPETRCFLAQPQPGLHCRLDYERHGEQLIITHTGVPAQLRGQGLAGQLVEAAVRWLAPVPLQLVPGCSYVRHWLASHPRWQRLLTPAAAQRVLNEWFGVPGSVEDGQIQPKWFKKDAAFDASLRERFGEPVERALRGELREWDHTPWGALARLLLLDQFTRNIHRDTPKAFAGDALALPLSLDLLPRVQGMTVLERWFIAMPLEHAEDLSMQQRSVQWFETLAEEDERLKDALDYARRHREVIERFGRFPHRNRILGRESTAQEIDFLKQPGSGF; encoded by the coding sequence GTGAATATCGTCATCCAGCATCATCCCGAGACCCGATGCTTTCTGGCGCAGCCGCAACCCGGGCTGCATTGCCGACTGGACTATGAGCGCCATGGCGAACAGCTGATCATCACCCACACCGGGGTGCCGGCCCAGTTGCGCGGTCAGGGCCTGGCCGGGCAACTGGTGGAGGCCGCTGTGCGGTGGCTGGCCCCGGTGCCGCTGCAACTGGTGCCCGGCTGCAGCTACGTGCGCCACTGGCTCGCCAGCCATCCCCGCTGGCAACGCCTGCTCACGCCCGCAGCCGCGCAGCGGGTGCTGAACGAATGGTTCGGGGTGCCGGGCAGCGTCGAGGACGGCCAGATCCAGCCAAAGTGGTTCAAGAAGGACGCGGCCTTCGATGCCTCCTTGCGCGAGCGCTTTGGTGAGCCGGTGGAGCGGGCACTGCGCGGCGAACTGCGCGAATGGGACCATACGCCCTGGGGCGCACTGGCTCGCCTGCTGCTGCTGGACCAATTCACCCGCAACATCCACCGGGACACGCCGAAGGCCTTTGCAGGTGACGCACTGGCACTCCCGCTGTCACTTGATCTGCTGCCTCGCGTACAGGGAATGACGGTGCTGGAGCGCTGGTTCATCGCCATGCCGCTGGAGCATGCGGAAGACCTGTCGATGCAGCAACGCAGCGTGCAGTGGTTCGAGACCTTGGCCGAAGAGGATGAACGCTTGAAGGATGCGCTGGACTATGCGCGCCGGCATCGCGAGGTCATCGAGCGGTTTGGCCGATTCCCCCACCGCAACCGCATCCTGGGCCGAGAGAGCACGGCGCAGGAAATCGACTTTCTGAAGCAGCCGGGCTCCGGCTTCTGA
- a CDS encoding ATP-binding protein → MASQSRSLALRRRWRLLMTSMSLFLVLALVGVAWLQARQYQLLNGTRRYQDDYLVWSLFQFETEYLKLRLALEQAAGPSLVVDPDQVAQRYEIFVSRLNLVESEHAAVVLSRHPDYQRTLARTKDFIRWADALPLDAALIRQHPERLGDVIERMEPLAEPIRELSLTSTHHVAEDVTHRNEVIRSQSLVSLGLTAVLSALIVLFAWVSMRQFRRLERYGRKQEALAARLQDAQRDAEAANRAKTVFLANMSHELRTPLQGLLGMLGMLKEAPLNTAQQGQWQAANDCARHLLAVLGDILDVTRMEAGGLSIAPEPLQLSALMRELEALSRPQASAKGLALQFRMEDDVPTWVQADPTRLRQILMNLLSNALKFCDRGQVGCQLKRGVGPLGEDLLIFDVSDTGPGIDAETLARLFQRFSQGDASTSRRHGGAGLGLEISRRLARAMGGDIDVQSAPGQGARFTLTLPLRPGPQSGTAARPGPLPSVLEVPAAPVAGMRVLVSEDHPTNRLVIEAMLNKLGHHPILCENGLQALHALRQQDFDLVLMDLHTPQMDGFEATRAMRELPAPRGQLPIVALSADAFEESRQRADEAGISAFLSKPVDLETLQACLQRFAPPPAGPEAAT, encoded by the coding sequence ATGGCCTCCCAGTCCCGCAGCCTTGCCCTTCGCCGTCGATGGCGTCTGTTGATGACGTCGATGAGCCTGTTCCTGGTGCTGGCGCTGGTCGGCGTCGCGTGGTTGCAGGCGCGGCAATACCAGTTGCTCAACGGGACGCGGCGCTACCAGGACGACTACCTCGTCTGGAGCCTGTTCCAGTTCGAGACCGAATACCTGAAGCTGCGCCTGGCGCTGGAGCAGGCCGCCGGTCCCAGCCTGGTGGTTGACCCGGATCAGGTGGCACAGCGCTACGAGATCTTCGTCAGCCGGCTCAACCTGGTGGAGAGCGAGCATGCGGCCGTCGTGCTCTCCCGCCATCCCGATTACCAGCGCACCCTGGCGCGCACCAAGGACTTCATCCGATGGGCCGACGCCCTGCCGCTGGATGCCGCCCTGATCCGTCAGCACCCGGAGCGGCTGGGCGACGTCATCGAACGCATGGAGCCGCTGGCCGAGCCGATCCGCGAGCTCTCGCTGACCTCCACCCATCACGTGGCGGAGGACGTCACCCATCGCAATGAGGTCATCCGCAGCCAGAGTCTGGTGAGCCTCGGTCTCACGGCGGTGCTGTCGGCCTTGATTGTGCTGTTTGCCTGGGTGTCGATGCGTCAGTTCCGGCGCCTGGAGCGGTATGGCCGGAAACAGGAGGCGCTGGCCGCGCGGCTGCAGGACGCCCAGCGGGATGCGGAAGCTGCCAACCGCGCCAAGACCGTCTTCCTGGCCAACATGAGCCACGAACTGCGCACCCCGTTGCAGGGCTTGCTGGGCATGCTGGGCATGCTCAAGGAGGCGCCACTGAACACCGCCCAGCAGGGCCAGTGGCAGGCCGCCAATGACTGCGCCCGACATCTGCTGGCGGTGCTGGGCGACATCCTGGATGTGACCCGCATGGAAGCGGGCGGGCTGTCGATCGCGCCGGAACCGCTGCAGCTCAGTGCGCTGATGCGCGAACTGGAAGCACTGAGCCGGCCGCAGGCCAGCGCCAAGGGCCTGGCCCTGCAGTTCCGCATGGAGGACGACGTCCCCACCTGGGTCCAGGCCGATCCGACACGGCTGCGCCAGATCCTGATGAACCTGCTGAGCAATGCGCTGAAGTTCTGTGACCGCGGTCAGGTGGGCTGTCAGTTGAAGCGCGGTGTGGGCCCGCTGGGCGAGGACCTGCTGATCTTCGACGTCAGCGACACCGGTCCCGGCATCGACGCGGAGACGCTGGCGCGCCTGTTCCAGCGCTTCAGTCAGGGCGACGCCAGCACCTCCCGCCGCCACGGCGGCGCCGGACTCGGACTGGAGATCTCCCGACGCCTGGCCCGCGCCATGGGCGGTGACATCGATGTGCAAAGCGCGCCCGGCCAGGGCGCCCGCTTCACCCTCACCCTGCCGCTGCGGCCGGGACCTCAGTCAGGCACCGCGGCGCGTCCGGGTCCCCTGCCCTCAGTGCTGGAGGTGCCGGCGGCGCCCGTGGCCGGCATGCGGGTGCTGGTGTCGGAGGATCATCCGACCAATCGGCTGGTGATCGAGGCCATGCTCAACAAGCTGGGCCACCATCCGATCCTGTGCGAGAACGGACTCCAGGCGCTGCATGCCTTGCGGCAGCAGGATTTCGATCTGGTGCTGATGGACCTGCACACGCCGCAGATGGATGGCTTCGAAGCCACCCGCGCCATGCGCGAGTTGCCGGCGCCGCGCGGTCAGTTGCCGATCGTGGCGCTGTCGGCCGATGCCTTTGAGGAATCTCGCCAGCGGGCGGATGAAGCCGGCATCAGCGCCTTCCTGTCCAAGCCTGTGGACCTGGAGACGCTGCAGGCCTGCCTGCAGCGCTTTG